In Fibrobacterota bacterium, a genomic segment contains:
- a CDS encoding sigma-54-dependent Fis family transcriptional regulator, protein MDKPSILVVDDEKITAFYLKDILAAANYDVHLAQNGEEALEQLGRRRFELVITDLVMPGIDGFALVRRVKQSQPGLPVFILTAHGSYDVARKAQVIGADDYLLKPVNPDQLHAALAKTFEKGARAKTGALAKLPIDGQATHNIIGTSEPMEEVFRLIEKARHSRGTVLISGESGTGKELVARAIYSAEAAAPTHSFVIVNCCAISDGLIESELFGHAKGAFSGAVADREGLFEVADGSTLFLDEIGDIPLRSQTKLLRVLQEGEFRRVGENKVRHVNVRVIAATNRNLEEGIKSGHFREDLYYRLNVIPISLPPLRDRIEDVPLLVRHFLAKHQKRNASKVGMSDGALELLMQYGFPGNIRELENILQRAISFAKGPFIARSEVEGYLKSGTASAGALPVQAFDKETYPALKSHLRKVERDFVLARLQASEWNVSDAAKAMEITRTALHNKMKKLGINSRELRKSGADADQRDGSSLVGKG, encoded by the coding sequence ATGGACAAGCCCTCCATCCTGGTAGTGGACGACGAAAAGATCACCGCCTTCTATCTGAAGGATATCCTCGCCGCGGCCAATTACGACGTGCACCTGGCGCAGAACGGGGAGGAAGCCCTGGAACAGCTGGGGCGCCGCCGGTTCGAGCTGGTCATCACCGATCTGGTCATGCCGGGAATCGACGGGTTCGCATTGGTCCGCCGCGTGAAGCAATCCCAACCCGGTCTCCCGGTTTTCATCCTTACCGCCCACGGCAGTTACGACGTGGCCCGCAAGGCCCAGGTCATCGGCGCGGACGATTACCTGCTCAAGCCGGTTAATCCGGATCAATTGCACGCCGCCCTCGCCAAAACCTTCGAGAAGGGCGCGCGCGCGAAGACCGGGGCCTTGGCCAAGCTGCCCATCGACGGGCAAGCCACCCACAATATCATCGGGACCTCGGAGCCCATGGAAGAGGTGTTCCGGCTCATCGAAAAGGCCCGCCATTCGCGGGGCACGGTTCTCATCAGCGGCGAGAGCGGAACCGGAAAGGAACTGGTCGCGCGCGCCATCTATAGCGCCGAGGCGGCCGCCCCCACGCATAGCTTCGTCATCGTCAATTGCTGCGCTATCTCGGACGGCCTGATCGAAAGCGAGTTGTTCGGCCACGCCAAGGGCGCCTTCTCGGGCGCCGTCGCCGATCGCGAAGGACTATTCGAAGTGGCCGACGGCAGCACCCTTTTCCTGGACGAGATCGGGGATATCCCCTTGCGCAGCCAAACCAAGCTGCTGCGGGTCTTGCAGGAGGGCGAATTCCGCCGCGTCGGAGAGAATAAGGTGCGGCACGTGAACGTGCGCGTCATCGCGGCGACCAATCGCAACCTCGAGGAAGGCATCAAGTCGGGGCATTTCCGCGAGGACCTCTACTACCGGCTGAACGTGATTCCCATCAGCCTGCCGCCGCTGCGGGACAGGATCGAGGACGTACCCCTGCTGGTACGGCACTTCCTCGCCAAGCATCAGAAACGGAACGCGTCCAAGGTGGGCATGAGCGACGGGGCCTTGGAGCTCCTGATGCAGTACGGGTTCCCCGGCAATATCCGCGAATTGGAAAACATCCTGCAACGCGCGATCTCCTTCGCGAAGGGGCCGTTCATCGCGCGCTCCGAAGTGGAAGGCTACCTGAAGTCCGGGACCGCCTCGGCCGGCGCGCTGCCGGTGCAGGCCTTCGATAAGGAAACCTACCCCGCCTTAAAGAGCCATCTACGCAAGGTGGAACGCGATTTCGTATTGGCGCGCCTGCAAGCCAGCGAATGGAACGTATCGGACGCGGCCAAGGCCATGGAAATCACCCGGACGGCCTTGCACAACAAGATGAAGAAACTCGGGATCAATAGCCGGGAATTGAGGAAAAGCGGCGCCGACGCGGACCAACGGGATGGATCGAGCCTGGTCGGGAAAGGTTAA
- a CDS encoding serine/threonine protein kinase — protein sequence MSIPPSLPDLTGLTLGTVTLLQKIGEGSMGVVYRGFQNTLSRPVAVKVVFRNRLNKLFTSERFRQEAEVVANLLHPNIVTIFEFGEQPDYMYFVMQLVDGVNLSAWLKQKKKHPLPKKRLPSMDDLLRVAEQALEVLVFAHGEGVIHRDIKPENLMWVEKTRKVMVADFGLAAVYHTVYDEEKAFILGSPLYVSPEQARGDAVDGRADLFSLGCVLLELSLGFLPVKVERPERIFQTRAKESPDMFTGMARDLSAAVPRAWSDFMSKSLVPKREQRFRDAEEMLAAMRAIAPGLRAADKESSVPGT from the coding sequence ATGTCGATCCCTCCGAGCCTGCCCGATTTGACCGGCCTGACCCTGGGAACCGTTACCTTGCTGCAAAAGATCGGCGAAGGCAGCATGGGCGTCGTTTATCGGGGATTCCAGAATACCTTGAGCCGGCCGGTGGCGGTGAAGGTGGTCTTCCGCAACCGGCTCAACAAGCTGTTCACTTCCGAACGGTTCCGCCAAGAAGCGGAGGTGGTGGCGAACCTGCTCCATCCGAACATCGTCACGATCTTCGAATTCGGCGAACAGCCCGATTACATGTACTTCGTCATGCAATTGGTTGATGGGGTTAACCTTTCCGCCTGGCTCAAGCAGAAGAAGAAACATCCCTTGCCCAAGAAGCGCCTGCCTTCCATGGACGACTTGTTGCGGGTGGCCGAGCAAGCCTTGGAGGTGCTGGTCTTCGCCCATGGGGAAGGGGTCATCCATCGCGACATCAAACCCGAAAACCTGATGTGGGTGGAGAAGACGCGCAAGGTGATGGTGGCCGACTTCGGGCTGGCGGCCGTTTACCACACCGTTTACGACGAAGAGAAAGCCTTTATCCTGGGTTCGCCTCTCTACGTTTCGCCGGAGCAGGCGCGCGGCGATGCGGTGGACGGCCGCGCGGATCTGTTCTCGCTCGGCTGCGTTCTGCTCGAATTGAGCTTGGGTTTCCTGCCGGTGAAGGTGGAACGGCCCGAGCGCATCTTCCAGACCCGGGCCAAGGAAAGCCCGGACATGTTCACGGGCATGGCCCGGGACCTAAGCGCGGCGGTGCCGCGGGCCTGGAGCGATTTCATGTCCAAATCCCTGGTGCCTAAACGCGAGCAGCGCTTTCGCGACGCGGAGGAAATGCTGGCCGCCATGCGCGCCATCGCCCCGGGGCTGCGGGCGGCGGACAAGGAAAGCTCCGTTCCCGGAACATGA
- a CDS encoding carboxypeptidase regulatory-like domain-containing protein produces MKFSDRWILFGSLGLLLAAAGLGGCDGGTSSETVGVKEEKVEATAGPNAITGRTDSGNSLELYSVDFLPQANLGFAKAVTADSTGAFTFAELPPGRYQLLARHRANGKAALLTELTVPAEANASDSAPLEPTGTLSGTIPESTPGYPAFAYAPGTPFFAQADSLNHFELKGMPAGEYTVVKTWSTTTCAPSATCGGETRRDSALVQIRSGESSTW; encoded by the coding sequence ATGAAGTTTTCGGATCGATGGATCCTGTTCGGCTCGCTCGGCTTGCTCCTGGCTGCCGCGGGCTTGGGCGGCTGCGACGGCGGGACCAGCTCCGAGACCGTAGGGGTAAAGGAAGAGAAGGTAGAAGCGACGGCGGGACCGAACGCCATCACCGGCCGCACGGATTCCGGCAATAGCTTGGAACTCTACTCCGTCGATTTCCTCCCGCAGGCGAATCTGGGTTTCGCGAAGGCCGTCACCGCCGACTCCACCGGCGCGTTTACCTTCGCCGAACTGCCTCCCGGCCGTTACCAGCTTCTGGCGCGCCATCGCGCGAACGGAAAGGCCGCCTTGCTCACCGAACTCACGGTACCGGCCGAGGCGAACGCGAGCGACAGCGCCCCCCTGGAACCGACCGGAACCCTGTCCGGGACGATCCCGGAATCCACGCCGGGCTACCCGGCATTCGCTTACGCGCCCGGCACGCCCTTCTTCGCCCAAGCCGATAGCCTGAACCACTTCGAATTAAAGGGAATGCCGGCCGGCGAATACACCGTCGTGAAAACCTGGAGCACGACGACCTGCGCGCCGAGCGCGACATGCGGAGGAGAAACGAGACGGGATTCCGCCCTGGTGCAAATCCGTTCAGGCGAAAGCTCGACTTGGTGA